From the Flavobacterium galactosidilyticum genome, one window contains:
- a CDS encoding PD-(D/E)XK nuclease family protein, with protein sequence MINTSFLDKIASVLIENFSDTLSDTIVVLPNKRAKIFLIEALKNQVDRNILSPEIISIEDFVQNIAGIRTVDPIELLFEFYEVYLSITDKANQQSFELFANWAKTLLQDFNEIDRYLLDPYHVLSYLKDIEDIKKWGIEVENKTDLLEKYIDFWKLLPNYYQSLYKHLLNKGIGYQGLIYREAVNNLNHFTDSVSKKQFLFAGFNALNAAEEKIIQHLIASDQSKIFWDVDQTFLNDPYHDAGLFVRRFKESWKHYKSNPFEWIVNDFSQSKNIHVIGTPKSIGQAKITGSIIENVINENPNGKLDKVAVVLGEENLLVPLLYSLPATVGALNITMGYSSKNNPAQILIAKLFKMHTNALSRNNSSYVFYYKDVLDILTHPLVEPYAKTAGLVNIINKNNYTFITHHKLVELNVIPSELFVLLFQKWESGSIPVLESISKLLQTIKNNLNNDNKEEKITKAFVFAIFKVINKLINYYSKHQHIDKIETLYAIYKQVIDLAEVSFEGEPLNGLQIMGVLESRVLDFDTVIVTSMNEGKFPAGKSQNSFIPYDVKRELGLPTFKEKDAIYTYHFYHLLQRAKNIYLLYNTESEGLDAGEKSRFITQLEVEKQVNHNLTHEIYNAVLPETAYQPMVIPKSESVMLRLKEIAEKGFSPSALTSYIRNPIQFYFQKILRISEVEEVEENIALNTLGTIIHETLKVLYEPFIGKYISESDLINCFKQIDAEVLKQFKLVYKEGEIKKGRNLLAFEVAKRNVSNFLKVELESVKNGDAIKIIALEQTYERTLNHPSLPFSVLIKGNVDRIEERNGTIRIIDYKTGKVDKANVMLKTWNGLTEDIKSDKIIQVLAYAYMYENEAKGKPIEAGIISFKNLKSGFLPFVFKEEKELNSIINESVLSNYIQQIVLLLGEILDENIPFEEKI encoded by the coding sequence ATGATAAATACTTCTTTTCTCGATAAAATAGCGTCTGTTTTAATTGAAAATTTTTCTGATACGCTTTCTGATACTATTGTAGTTTTACCCAATAAACGCGCTAAGATATTTCTGATTGAAGCTTTAAAAAATCAAGTTGACAGAAATATTCTTTCTCCTGAAATTATAAGTATTGAAGATTTTGTTCAAAACATCGCGGGTATTCGAACTGTTGATCCTATCGAACTATTATTTGAATTTTACGAAGTTTATTTGTCAATTACCGACAAAGCAAACCAACAATCTTTTGAACTTTTTGCCAATTGGGCCAAAACACTTTTGCAAGATTTTAATGAAATTGATCGCTATCTATTAGATCCTTATCACGTACTTTCTTATCTAAAGGATATTGAGGATATTAAAAAATGGGGAATCGAAGTTGAAAATAAAACAGATTTATTAGAGAAGTATATCGATTTTTGGAAATTACTACCTAATTACTACCAATCACTTTACAAGCATTTATTAAATAAAGGAATTGGTTATCAAGGTCTAATTTATAGAGAGGCAGTAAATAATCTGAATCATTTTACGGATTCCGTTTCTAAAAAGCAGTTTCTATTTGCTGGTTTTAATGCGCTAAATGCCGCAGAAGAAAAAATTATTCAACACTTAATAGCTTCTGATCAATCCAAAATATTTTGGGATGTTGATCAAACTTTTCTAAATGATCCGTATCACGACGCAGGCTTGTTTGTGAGACGTTTTAAAGAAAGCTGGAAACATTACAAGTCTAATCCTTTTGAGTGGATTGTAAATGATTTTTCACAATCAAAAAACATTCATGTTATTGGCACTCCAAAGTCAATTGGTCAAGCAAAAATTACGGGTAGCATTATTGAAAATGTAATCAATGAAAATCCAAATGGAAAATTAGATAAAGTGGCTGTTGTTCTTGGTGAAGAAAATCTTTTAGTACCGCTTTTATATTCTTTGCCAGCGACTGTTGGAGCATTGAATATTACAATGGGGTATTCAAGTAAAAACAATCCAGCGCAAATCCTCATTGCTAAATTATTTAAAATGCATACTAATGCGTTGTCTAGGAATAATAGCAGTTATGTGTTTTATTATAAAGATGTTTTAGATATTTTGACTCATCCATTAGTAGAACCATATGCTAAAACCGCGGGATTAGTCAATATTATCAATAAGAACAACTATACGTTTATCACGCATCATAAATTGGTGGAGTTGAATGTAATTCCATCGGAGTTATTTGTTTTATTGTTCCAAAAGTGGGAAAGTGGCTCCATTCCAGTTTTAGAAAGTATTTCTAAATTATTACAAACGATAAAAAATAATTTAAACAATGATAATAAAGAGGAAAAGATCACGAAGGCTTTCGTATTTGCGATTTTTAAAGTAATTAACAAACTCATTAATTACTACTCCAAACATCAACATATTGACAAAATTGAAACACTTTATGCAATATATAAACAAGTAATTGATCTTGCCGAAGTTTCATTTGAAGGAGAGCCTTTGAATGGGTTGCAGATTATGGGAGTTTTAGAAAGTCGGGTATTAGATTTTGATACTGTTATTGTAACTTCAATGAATGAAGGTAAGTTTCCTGCAGGGAAATCACAGAATTCATTTATTCCCTATGATGTAAAACGCGAATTAGGTTTGCCTACTTTTAAAGAAAAAGATGCTATTTATACCTATCACTTCTATCATTTGTTGCAACGTGCCAAAAATATTTACTTGCTTTATAACACGGAAAGTGAAGGATTAGATGCTGGTGAAAAAAGTCGTTTTATCACGCAGCTAGAAGTTGAAAAACAAGTCAATCATAATTTAACGCACGAAATCTACAATGCTGTTCTGCCAGAAACTGCTTATCAGCCGATGGTGATTCCAAAATCGGAATCTGTGATGTTGCGTTTGAAAGAAATAGCCGAGAAAGGATTTTCTCCATCCGCTTTAACGAGTTATATACGAAATCCAATTCAGTTTTATTTTCAAAAAATACTTCGCATCAGTGAAGTTGAAGAGGTTGAAGAGAATATCGCGCTGAATACTTTAGGAACGATTATTCACGAAACGTTGAAAGTTTTGTATGAACCTTTCATTGGAAAATATATATCTGAAAGTGATTTAATTAATTGTTTCAAACAAATTGATGCTGAGGTCCTCAAGCAATTTAAATTGGTTTATAAAGAAGGAGAAATTAAAAAGGGTCGAAATTTATTGGCTTTTGAAGTTGCCAAGCGTAATGTTTCTAATTTTCTAAAAGTAGAATTAGAAAGTGTTAAAAATGGGGATGCTATTAAAATTATTGCATTGGAACAAACCTACGAACGAACTTTAAATCATCCTAGTTTGCCATTTTCGGTATTGATAAAAGGAAATGTAGATAGAATTGAAGAACGTAACGGAACAATTCGTATTATTGATTATAAAACAGGAAAAGTAGATAAGGCTAATGTCATGCTAAAAACTTGGAATGGTCTAACTGAAGATATTAAAAGCGATAAAATCATTCAGGTTTTGGCGTATGCTTATATGTACGAGAACGAAGCAAAAGGAAAACCAATTGAAGCCGGAATTATTTCTTTTAAGAATTTAAAATCAGGATTTCTGCCTTTTGTTTTTAAAGAAGAAAAAGAATTAAATTCTATTATAAATGAATCGGTTTTAAGTAATTATATTCAACAAATTGTTCTTTTATTAGGCGAAATTTTAGATGAGAATATTCCTTTTGAAGAGAAAATATAA
- a CDS encoding OmpA family protein: MKHLNKIFVAVMMVMGLSSQAQDSNNPWAISFGVNAVDTKTSAGGGHNWLDKHFSQPFAVKDNWNILPSVSYLSVARSVGDNFSFGLAGSVNKIDKYVKFAPTAPGHDSRGYLVSNPGDLMYYGIDATIKYSFMNLISSKVIDPSLSVGGGYTFFGDSSYGTLNPGAGLTFWFTENVGLELATKYKKSFGDREDASGTPDAPSHFQHSAGIIFKFGGKDTDGDGIYDKDDACPEVAGLKQFNGCPDTDGDGIQDSEDDCPTEFGTAALKGCPDTDGDGVADKDDACPDVAGLVSLKGCPDTDGDGIADKDDKCPTVAGPKENAGCPWPDTDGDGVLDKDDECPTVAGPASNKGCPEVTAEALDNIKVQARAIYFNSGKSTFKSADVPARLDAMTTILKNYPNAKFSVEGHTDSDGSDAFNMKLSQDRADVVKDALIERGIKSSNINSVGYGESRPVETNKTAAGKAKNRRTEVILQK, encoded by the coding sequence ATGAAACATCTTAACAAAATTTTTGTTGCTGTAATGATGGTGATGGGATTAAGTTCTCAAGCACAAGACAGTAACAATCCTTGGGCTATCTCTTTTGGAGTGAATGCCGTGGACACTAAGACTAGCGCTGGTGGTGGGCATAATTGGCTAGACAAACATTTTTCTCAGCCATTCGCTGTTAAAGACAATTGGAACATTCTTCCGTCTGTTTCTTATTTGTCTGTAGCTAGATCTGTAGGAGATAATTTCTCTTTCGGTCTTGCCGGATCTGTAAACAAGATTGATAAGTATGTAAAATTTGCTCCAACCGCTCCTGGTCATGATTCTCGTGGTTATTTAGTTTCAAATCCTGGAGATTTAATGTATTACGGTATTGATGCTACTATCAAATATAGCTTCATGAACCTAATTAGCTCTAAGGTTATTGATCCGTCTTTATCTGTTGGTGGAGGTTACACTTTCTTTGGTGATAGTAGCTACGGAACTTTAAATCCAGGTGCTGGGTTAACTTTTTGGTTTACTGAAAATGTAGGTTTAGAACTTGCTACAAAATATAAAAAATCATTTGGAGATAGAGAAGATGCTTCTGGAACTCCAGACGCTCCATCTCACTTCCAACACTCTGCTGGAATTATCTTCAAATTTGGTGGTAAAGATACAGATGGTGACGGAATATATGACAAAGATGATGCTTGTCCAGAAGTTGCTGGTTTAAAACAATTCAACGGATGTCCTGACACTGATGGAGATGGAATTCAAGATAGTGAAGATGATTGTCCTACTGAATTTGGTACAGCTGCTTTAAAAGGTTGTCCAGATACAGACGGTGACGGTGTTGCTGACAAAGATGATGCTTGTCCAGATGTTGCTGGTTTAGTTTCTTTGAAAGGATGTCCTGATACTGACGGAGATGGTATTGCTGATAAAGATGATAAATGTCCTACAGTTGCAGGTCCTAAAGAAAACGCAGGTTGTCCTTGGCCAGATACTGATGGAGATGGTGTATTAGACAAAGATGATGAATGTCCTACTGTAGCTGGTCCAGCTAGTAACAAAGGATGTCCTGAAGTAACTGCTGAAGCTTTAGATAATATCAAAGTTCAAGCTAGAGCAATCTACTTTAACTCAGGTAAATCTACTTTCAAATCTGCTGATGTTCCAGCTAGATTAGATGCAATGACTACTATTCTTAAAAATTACCCTAATGCTAAATTTAGTGTTGAAGGTCATACAGATAGCGATGGTTCAGATGCTTTCAATATGAAACTTTCACAAGATAGAGCAGATGTAGTTAAAGATGCTTTGATCGAAAGAGGTATCAAATCTAGCAACATCAATTCTGTTGGATACGGAGAGTCTAGACCAGTTGAAACTAATAAAACTGCTGCTGGTAAAGCAAAAAATAGAAGAACAGAAGTGATTTTACAAAAGTAA
- the kbl gene encoding glycine C-acetyltransferase: protein MYGKIQQHLQSELQTIVDNGIFKSERIITSPQGAEITISTGETVLNFCANNYLGLSSHPEVVQAAKDALDTHGFGMSSVRFICGTQDIHKTLEKKIAEFYGTKDTILYAAAFDANGGVFEPLLGAEDCIISDSLNHASIIDGVRLCKAARYRYANSDMEDLEQQLIKATEAGTRFKLIVTDGVFSMDGLVAPLDKICDLADKYDAMVMVDECHAAGFIGATGKGTLEAKGVMGRVDIITGTLGKALGGAMGGYTTAKKEIIEILRQRSRPYLFSNSLAPAIVGASIKVFEILERDTVLRDQLEWNTNYFKEGMIKAGFDIIDGDSAIVPVMLYDAKLSQTMANELLKKGVYVIGFFFPVVPKDKARIRVQLSAAHTKEHLDVAINAFVEVGKMLNVI from the coding sequence ATGTACGGAAAGATACAACAACACCTTCAATCAGAACTTCAAACTATTGTAGATAATGGGATTTTTAAATCAGAAAGAATTATTACTTCACCTCAAGGAGCTGAAATAACAATTTCTACTGGCGAAACAGTTTTAAATTTTTGTGCCAATAATTATCTTGGCTTGTCTTCACATCCAGAAGTAGTTCAGGCTGCTAAAGATGCATTGGATACGCATGGTTTCGGAATGTCATCAGTACGTTTTATTTGTGGGACTCAAGATATTCACAAAACTTTAGAGAAAAAGATTGCTGAATTTTACGGAACAAAAGACACTATTCTTTATGCAGCAGCTTTTGATGCGAATGGAGGAGTTTTTGAACCTTTACTAGGAGCAGAGGATTGTATAATATCAGATAGTTTGAATCATGCTTCTATTATTGATGGAGTTCGTTTGTGTAAAGCGGCACGTTACCGCTATGCAAATAGCGACATGGAAGATTTGGAACAACAGTTAATCAAAGCAACAGAAGCTGGAACTCGTTTTAAATTAATTGTTACTGATGGTGTGTTCTCAATGGATGGACTAGTAGCACCACTAGATAAAATTTGTGATTTAGCTGATAAATATGATGCAATGGTAATGGTTGACGAATGTCATGCTGCTGGATTTATAGGTGCGACTGGTAAAGGTACGCTTGAGGCTAAAGGAGTAATGGGACGTGTAGATATTATCACAGGAACATTAGGAAAAGCTTTAGGTGGAGCTATGGGAGGTTACACAACCGCTAAAAAAGAAATTATTGAAATATTGCGTCAAAGATCTAGACCTTATTTGTTTTCGAATTCTTTAGCACCAGCGATTGTTGGAGCATCAATCAAAGTTTTTGAAATATTAGAAAGAGATACAGTTTTAAGAGATCAATTAGAATGGAATACTAATTATTTTAAAGAAGGAATGATTAAAGCAGGTTTTGACATTATTGATGGTGATTCTGCAATTGTTCCTGTAATGTTGTATGATGCTAAATTGTCGCAAACTATGGCAAATGAGCTACTAAAAAAAGGTGTATACGTTATTGGATTCTTTTTTCCTGTAGTACCGAAAGATAAAGCTAGAATTAGAGTCCAATTATCTGCTGCGCATACTAAAGAGCATTTAGATGTGGCAATAAATGCCTTCGTTGAAGTAGGGAAAATGCTAAATGTTATATAA